The window ACCTTACGATTGTCTACAGTTTACTTATAGCAGCTTTACTTTCCTTCAACGCGGTCAACTTCTCAACTGCCACATCAAGTTTAACAGTCTCCTCTCTGCCTTGCACTTCGTCATCCCTATTTCGGATGTTGACAGACTGAGagtccaattcatcttgaccAACGACTAATTCAGATCCAAACGACTTCAGTCAGCCACCGAATTCATCTCAACTATACCTCATACTCCGATGTGAGAGAAAGGTCTCACCCATGATAAAGTTCCACTGAGCAGTTTGAGCAttcctgatcttcttgttcaaaGTGTTATCACTCAGATCGGCTTCGGCGTATAATCCAGCTTCGGTAAATCGTTTGGAGACTTGTTGAGCATATTCGACGTATGCTTTAGCAACTGGGATGACAACAACTTGTCGAGGTGATAACCAGAAAGGCCTGCACAAGTGACAAGCAAATTAGtgaatcatccttcttcttacaCTAGATACCGACTGCTATAGGATATTTGAGGGTCATCGAGcgatccaactcaccatttACCACCCGAAGATTCAGTGATGATAGCAATAAACCTTTCCAACGAGCCTAAGATAGCCCGGTGGATCATCACAGGTCGAGCGAATTGAGCACCAGGGGTGGAGTCGGAAGCTTGTTCAGCAGAGTGGTATTTGAGGTTGAATCGCTCGGGAAGGTTGAAATCGAGCTGAAGAACCATGATATCAGCTTAAATTATACATCATATCGCAAAGTGCATAGCTGAGCTTACTTGGATGGTACCACATTGCCAGTTTCGTTTCAATGCGTCGGTCAATTGGAAATCAAGCTAACGTAAGGTCCAATCATTCAGCATTCGATATTATTGAGTCTGTCGGGCAAAATACATACCTTAGGACCATAGAAAgcagcatcttcctcattaACGTGCCATTTACCTGGAACTTTCTTTTCCAGCACTTCTCTCAAAGTAGCCTCAGCTTTGTCCCATAAAGCAAGATCACCCATCCATTTCTTTGGGTTACGAGTGGATAAGCCGACCTTGTAGGTGAATCCGAATGGTTTGTATACAGCATCGAGGAATTCGAAAGCTCCGTATAATTCAGATTCCACTTGATCGGGTGTACAGAAGATGTGAGCTATaccagatcatcaatcattatcatcaggTTGTTCCGTTCTTTGTGAGAtagaaattgaaagagtCAGCTTACCATCATCTTGTACGAATCTTCTCACTCTTGTCAATCCAGACAAAGCACCACTAGCTTCGTTTCGATGTAAGACACCGAATTCGGCATATCGTAATGGTAATTCCTTGTAGGATCTTTCCCTAGAATCGAAGATCACACAGTGTCCCGGACAATTCATAGGTTTCATAGCGAATGTATCTTCGTCGACTTTCAGTTTGAACATATCTTCAGAATAGTTTTGCCAATGTCCTGATGTCTCCCATAATTTGGAGTTGAATATGTTAGGCGATCCGACTGTTATCCACGAATTTCAGTCAGCTGTCACAGTCAATTAACGCGCAAAGCAGTGAAAAAGCAAAACGTACCTTCCGAGAATCCTCGTTTGAAGTATTCAGCCTAGAATCGTATATGAGCTACGGCTACGACCACAAATATATGAGGTTCAATAGTCCTCCTAACTCACTTTGATGAAGTTCATGAGGGTGTTGTAGATTCTCATACCGTGTGGCAAGAAGAAAGCACTTCCAGGACTGAGATCGTTGAACACGAAAAGTTCCTGATCTTTACCGATCTTTCTGTGATCCCGCTTAGCAGCTTCTTCGAGGTATTTCTTGTACTCCTTCATTCGGTCGTTATCGGGGAAGGACATTCCGTACACTCGTTGAAAGGTATCGTTTTTCGCATCACCGAGGAAATAAGAAGATGAGTTCTACACAAATAGGTCATTAGCTTAGTGCTGGTTGAGATAGTCAATTGgaatttcactcaccttggtaaCAGCAAGAGACTTGATTCTACCTGTATGAGGAACATGAGGACCGAGACATAAATCTATCAAAGGACCACATTTGTATACAGTGGTTCTGGTTCCGTCAGGTACTTTGTCATTGATATAGTGTTGTTTGTATTTGTTGTACTATTGAACCAACTCATGTCAATAAAATCTCTCCGGGCAGATGACGATACAAGATATTTTGCACTGACCTTGAACATCTCCAATAAAGTTTCTTTTGGTAATTCCAACCTTTCGAAAGGTTGTTTCTCCTTCACGGCAATCTTACAAAcatcttctatacctttGTAATCCTCTTGACTGACTGTTCTACCACCTGCTAAGCTCATGTCGTAGAAGAAACCACCTTCCTCTAAGGGAGGACCATAACCAAGACAACATCCGTCAAATCTCCTCTCACAAGCTTCACCTAACACATGCGCGGACGAGTGCCAGAACACTTGTCGTGCTTCATAGTTGTTATCGGGCGAGTCAAAATCGAGTAATTTTAAGTCACAAGAAGATTCTAAAGGTCGAGTGAGATCCCATAATTCTTGATTGTTCACTTTGGCGATTATCACTTTGTCTGCTAATCCAGGTGAGATTCCTCTAGCGATTTCTAATGGAGTAGTCTCCCATGCTTTACCTTCgatctcctttccatcaGGTAGTGTAACAGTGATGGCGACTCGTTCTTGCTCTGTAACACACCCGTgaatatcaatcaattatTTCGCTCAACTTATTAAAGATCTAtcagattgaaagagaacaCATGATTTACTCACTAGCAACGAATTCTTCATATTCCGCCTTGTACTTGTCGTAGATCTGGATTCTCTCAGCGAAGAATTCCGGTGGAGGATTAAGTTCTAATGGccccccaccaccacccttcttctctttcttttcttttttaTTCGGTTTATCATTTCCGCCTTGCTTCTTGTTGACCTGGGTAGCGGAAGCTCCAGGTGTGACAGGCTCCAAGCCCTCTGCGGGTTTGGCGGGCTCGGAAGATGAGTGGACAGGGTGAGCGGCAGACGACATATTGCTGGACCGTCTAATGGATGAGATGTGTCGTAAGGGAAAAGTCGAGTTTGAAGGGATGAGCCGGTATCCAGCGTTGAGAGTAGGTTTTGCAATGGGGAAAAGGGCTCTGGCAGCGAGTGGATGTCTAATGAGCATGTAAGCCTTTGGTAAAGGCAGTGTCTTTCACCTGATCTTATGCTTGACTATATGTAATGTCGATTATATCAAGGATTATTCTGACTCGTATTTTGAACCATGCACATATATACACAACCACAACTTGAATTTCagacttttgacttttcggATCCAAGCGCTTGCATCGAATTAGGTGCGCAGAACGCCGAGAATCATGGACTTGTGTGCCTACTTGCAAGGTGACCTGGGCTGAATAGGCCTGCGTCGAGGCgttcttgtccttgtccgTCATCCTCCCGGGTACGTCAAAAACAACGTTCAGACTCGGATTGATCGAAAACTATACATCATCTAGGTACTTTCTCCACGAACTTGTACAAGGTTCCACGCCCAAAATGGCAGAAGGGGAGATGCAGACCGACAGAACAATAGTTATTTACGGTCAAGGGTGAGTCGTTCACCGCTCTTGTCCTATATTCTAAGCTTATTCTGTTCACAAACGAGATAGCGGTATTCAGACCGACCTTGACCTGAACTCCcttgctgaagatgagatcgcCGCCGTCATCCCAGATATGTTGGTAGACTATTCAGCGGAATGTAGGGATTGGACTTTGATAGCTAGTGAACATTGGAAGCAGGGGAGATGGGCTAGGACAGAAGAGCTGTTGAAAAGAGGTATTACTTGTAAGCTTGAGTGTTCCGGTATGGTGATGCGACAGCTGATATTCGAGACCAGTCTTTGCTGGAGGCTCCGGTAGACACCCTGATCCAGTGGCTTTGGTAAATTTACATTCTATGCTCGCTCATCTGAACTTGCATTTGGCAAAATCAGCGCCAAAGGTCATACTACCTACAACAAGTGAGCTTGCATTCTGGAGCTCGATACAAGCATAGCTGACCGCACAATGTAGAGTACGATAAGATACCTGAGGGAACCAAGACGAAGGATTATTACCACAAAGAAGCTGCTGCGAATCTGAACGCAGCAAGTGAAGCGTTACGAGCGTCGGGAGCTGcacaagatgatgaacctgTTAGTTTGGCAATGGGAAGAGGTATGTAGTTCACACGCTCAACAGCTAATTACAACGAATGCAGGGGTAATCTCCAACTGACTTGATGCTCAGTGACACACTATTTTGCCACCGGTCAACCTGGTCTCGCCCACCCCTTGGTAGAAAGGCTGTTACAGCGGCAGCCAAATAACCTGATAGCATTGACAGCTCAAGTAAGCTTGTTGCCCCAAAGTAATGATATCAGATTACTAGCTTACCTTCATGTCTACAGGCTCGTCTCCAATTCGCTCGTCGATCTCACGAAGCGGCCCTTATCACCTATCAAAGACTCTTGTCCCTCAATCCCGAGATGTCCCCTGATCCTCGTATAGGTCTCGGTCTATGTCTATGGCAATTAGGAGATAAGGCAAAAGCTCGTACGGCGTGGGAGAGAGCTTTCAGTCGGGAACCAACATCTTGGGTCTGTTTGTTACTTCTTGGTCTTGCATCACTGAATTTGGCGAGAGAACCGGCATTGAAACGAGATGAGAGATTGCGTCTAGAAACGGAAGGTGTAGAGTTTGTCAAAAGAGCTTTCAAGTTGAACGTCAAATCACCCGCTTCAGCTCTAGCCTTGGCAACGATATCAGGTCAGGGAGGCCAACTACCCGTGGCATCGAAATTGGCCGAGAGAGCGATACAGTATTCAGATAACAAACGACATTCGGTTTTGGCGAATgctgaaagaggaagattgggtTTTATTGCTGGGGATGTAGCGGATGCGGGAAGATATATAGCAGCTGCTAAAGCGGACGATCCCAAAACTGTGAACATACTGGCCGAGCTCACCTTGGGACAAATAGCTATAAAGTCTGGTAAGTATTTCACACGAGTACCAATGCCACTGTCATTCGAGTGACTGACCTAAATTTTGTGTAGGCAATCTGCGAGAAGCACTGAACTTTATCGAACAAACCGCCAAACGATTGAATGGTCAAGGACCACTGGAATATACAGTCCTACACGCATGTTTACTCGCCTACCCACATCCCGGTATGTCAAACGAAGAATTATCCAAGAATCGAATCACAGCACGAAACATGTTATCAGAGTTGCATAACTTGGTAGCTACAGCagaaagtgatgaagattgggCAAAATTAAGAGGAATTGGTTCAGATGCGGATATATTCGTGGATCTAGCTAGACTATGGCAAGATGAAAGTTTGGAAAGATCGATTAGCGCGTATCAAACTGCCTTGTCGATCAAATCGGAATCTGAACTAGATGAGATACCGGAGACTCAGGATTTGAGACCACCCGATTTGAAGACTGTAAGGATGTCAGACAATCTGGGTGTACTATTCCAGCTGCAAGGCAATGTCGAAACTGCCGAAAGAATGTATCAGGAAGCGTTACAGAAGATATCCTCGACAGATGGcaaagaagctgagatcCTGAAGACCATTTTGGCATATAACCTCGGTAGAGCGTatgaggaaggtggtgataCCGTTAAAGCTGCTCAG of the Kwoniella mangroviensis CBS 8507 chromosome 3, whole genome shotgun sequence genome contains:
- a CDS encoding threonine-tRNA ligase — translated: MSSAAHPVHSSSEPAKPAEGLEPVTPGASATQVNKKQGGNDKPNKKEKKEKKGGGGGPLELNPPPEFFAERIQIYDKYKAEYEEFVAKQERVAITVTLPDGKEIEGKAWETTPLEIARGISPGLADKVIIAKVNNQELWDLTRPLESSCDLKLLDFDSPDNNYEARQVFWHSSAHVLGEACERRFDGCCLGYGPPLEEGGFFYDMSLAGGRTVSQEDYKGIEDVCKIAVKEKQPFERLELPKETLLEMFKYNKYKQHYINDKVPDGTRTTVYKCGPLIDLCLGPHVPHTGRIKSLAVTKNSSSYFLGDAKNDTFQRVYGMSFPDNDRMKEYKKYLEEAAKRDHRKIGKDQELFVFNDLSPGSAFFLPHGMRIYNTLMNFIKAEYFKRGFSEVGSPNIFNSKLWETSGHWQNYSEDMFKLKVDEDTFAMKPMNCPGHCVIFDSRERSYKELPLRYAEFGVLHRNEASGALSGLTRVRRFVQDDAHIFCTPDQVESELYGAFEFLDAVYKPFGFTYKVGLSTRNPKKWMGDLALWDKAEATLREVLEKKVPGKWHVNEEDAAFYGPKLDFQLTDALKRNWQCGTIQLDFNLPERFNLKYHSAEQASDSTPGAQFARPVMIHRAILGSLERFIAIITESSGGKWPFWLSPRQVVVIPVAKAYVEYAQQVSKRFTEAGLYAEADLSDNTLNKKIRNAQTAQWNFIMVVGQDELDSQSVNIRNRDDEVQGREETVKLDVAVEKLTALKESKAAISKL